One Tumebacillus amylolyticus DNA segment encodes these proteins:
- a CDS encoding IucA/IucC family protein, with protein MTDAVVIKERMDAEEDRIWQHLRVARPEVAHEFLKLIPAGRRGILHRLVQAIVRENIAGLGGRSTWREQDSRLVIQLAAGAKLEVPVAGRHTLGRFDLGEGDVQVTSASGEVHRIDHPAHVIDLLENEGLPSGSLVRFREEMQNSAANLALALAGAKFRKQEVVREAKVVGSNTALEYAAYWKAVDGTFSPLAFFEQWVVEGHPLHPGAKIKMGLDVADVLRYSPEWGATPGVVPIAVRKDACRYISFADKSPGDILLAEHPGLEGLMTAKLTEKGLNPDDYELIPMHPWQYDHTLPALYRKALESGEVVPLPEFRIRTHALMSFRSLAPFQTRGSGKHHIKTAVNIQTTGAVRTVSPNSAQNGPLLSRILRIVQDREQSFGGRFRILTEEVGVYYRPSGVEDALLGKNLASILRENPENHVGESELAMPGSAQLAVSPVSGKLIVGELIEAFASKRGYTDLQEAAAAWMQEYAEVALPGFLTVMSRYGISLEGHLQNSVAVFHEGVPVRMIVRDFGGVRILRERIARQELHAEFYPGSATVIDDVEDMRNKIYYPVFQNHFGELILSVVRAVGVEEKRLWQSVAAVCRRVFHEMKQESGSIGQQAADDEAALFAPTLDLKAMATMRILGDVTTYTFASVPNPMADFY; from the coding sequence ATGACGGATGCAGTTGTGATAAAGGAACGGATGGATGCCGAAGAAGATCGAATCTGGCAGCATCTGCGAGTCGCGCGGCCCGAGGTCGCCCATGAGTTTCTGAAGTTGATTCCGGCGGGACGGAGAGGCATTCTGCACCGCTTGGTGCAAGCGATTGTCCGTGAGAACATCGCCGGGCTTGGAGGGCGCAGCACTTGGCGAGAGCAAGATTCCCGCCTGGTGATCCAACTTGCCGCAGGAGCGAAGTTGGAGGTCCCGGTCGCGGGCCGACATACACTGGGTCGATTCGATCTGGGCGAGGGAGACGTGCAGGTGACTTCCGCGAGTGGAGAGGTTCATCGAATCGACCATCCCGCCCACGTCATCGATTTGCTGGAAAATGAGGGCCTGCCCTCGGGAAGTCTCGTGCGGTTCCGCGAAGAGATGCAGAACAGCGCAGCCAACCTCGCTTTGGCGCTGGCCGGTGCGAAGTTTCGAAAGCAAGAGGTCGTTCGAGAAGCCAAGGTGGTCGGAAGCAACACGGCGCTTGAGTACGCGGCGTATTGGAAAGCGGTGGACGGCACGTTCTCACCGCTGGCCTTTTTCGAACAATGGGTGGTGGAGGGTCATCCTCTGCATCCGGGTGCCAAGATCAAGATGGGCCTCGACGTTGCCGACGTTTTGCGCTACTCACCGGAATGGGGGGCCACGCCGGGCGTTGTGCCGATCGCCGTACGCAAGGACGCCTGCCGATACATCTCCTTTGCAGACAAGAGCCCCGGCGACATACTTTTGGCGGAGCATCCGGGCTTGGAGGGCTTGATGACAGCCAAGTTGACGGAAAAAGGTCTGAATCCGGACGACTACGAACTGATCCCGATGCATCCGTGGCAGTACGACCACACGTTGCCCGCTCTGTATCGGAAGGCTTTGGAGTCGGGTGAGGTTGTTCCGCTCCCCGAGTTTCGCATTCGCACACATGCTTTGATGTCGTTCCGTTCGCTCGCACCGTTTCAGACGCGCGGGTCGGGCAAGCACCATATCAAAACGGCGGTCAACATTCAGACCACGGGAGCGGTACGCACCGTCTCGCCGAACTCCGCCCAGAACGGGCCGTTGCTTTCTCGAATTTTGCGAATTGTCCAAGATCGCGAGCAATCCTTCGGCGGACGCTTTAGGATTCTGACAGAGGAAGTCGGCGTCTACTACCGTCCCTCGGGGGTTGAAGACGCCCTGCTTGGCAAAAACCTCGCCTCGATCTTGCGCGAGAACCCGGAGAACCACGTGGGGGAAAGCGAACTCGCGATGCCGGGTTCGGCACAGCTCGCCGTGTCTCCGGTCAGCGGGAAGCTGATCGTGGGCGAATTGATCGAAGCGTTTGCGTCCAAGCGCGGGTACACCGACTTGCAGGAAGCGGCGGCAGCTTGGATGCAGGAGTACGCAGAGGTTGCGCTGCCCGGTTTTTTGACGGTGATGAGCCGGTACGGCATCTCCTTGGAAGGGCATTTGCAGAACAGCGTCGCCGTCTTCCACGAAGGGGTGCCGGTTCGGATGATCGTCCGCGACTTTGGCGGAGTGCGTATCTTGCGAGAACGGATCGCTCGTCAGGAGTTGCACGCAGAATTTTACCCCGGTTCGGCTACGGTGATCGACGATGTGGAAGACATGCGCAATAAAATCTACTACCCGGTGTTTCAAAACCACTTCGGCGAGCTGATTTTAAGCGTCGTCCGAGCGGTGGGAGTGGAGGAAAAGCGGCTCTGGCAGTCGGTGGCTGCCGTGTGCCGTCGTGTGTTCCACGAGATGAAGCAAGAGTCGGGAAGCATCGGGCAACAGGCGGCCGACGACGAAGCGGCGCTGTTCGCACCGACCTTGGATTTGAAAGCGATGGCGACGATGCGGATCTTGGGCGATGTGACGACGTACACATTTGCTTCTGTGCCAAACCCGATGGCAGATTTTTACTAA
- a CDS encoding MFS transporter — protein sequence MTQLVVNKKSSKVALHSRPFRTYSYGNLVSYIGEWMDVVAMNWAVLQGTHSPIALGVINACRLVPVFLLSVPAGMLADRMDRRKLLIAVQTSMTLLTLVLGWLMREGFPFWMFAAVVTIRAGLSAMDPPIRNSLLPNLAPPEQLTSAIALNVSVANLSRIIGPAIAGALLTLLEPNTLFWLSASGFACEALVLSRVRPMYGQETAATAAKKHKAPLREALRFLKRAPDVQSLLLLAVVPMVFGFPYSSLMPLFARDLFALGPDGFGALLSASAVGALAGSLWLTMGGERKHPGRWLILSLLGFGLSLGLFMLVEDVWTAAGMMFFVGLTSQTYRTMSRITVQTQVPDHLRGRVMSLVLMDRGFIPLGALLIGVMAEQTTTLTAGLMMGAGCIAVTLLILAVRRQLWHV from the coding sequence GTGACACAACTCGTAGTGAACAAAAAAAGCAGCAAAGTCGCCCTGCATTCCCGCCCGTTTCGCACGTATTCGTACGGCAATCTGGTTTCCTATATAGGAGAGTGGATGGACGTCGTGGCGATGAACTGGGCGGTGTTGCAAGGCACGCATTCGCCGATTGCGTTGGGCGTGATCAATGCGTGCCGCTTGGTGCCCGTGTTTTTGTTAAGCGTACCCGCCGGGATGTTGGCGGATCGAATGGATCGGCGGAAACTTTTGATCGCCGTGCAGACCTCGATGACGCTGTTGACGCTCGTGCTCGGGTGGTTGATGCGCGAAGGGTTTCCGTTCTGGATGTTCGCCGCCGTGGTGACGATTCGGGCGGGACTGTCTGCGATGGACCCGCCGATTCGCAATTCCCTGTTGCCAAATCTCGCCCCGCCTGAGCAGTTGACGAGTGCGATTGCGCTGAACGTATCGGTCGCGAACTTGTCGAGGATTATCGGCCCTGCGATTGCCGGGGCGCTTCTGACCCTATTGGAGCCGAATACCTTATTCTGGCTGTCAGCGTCAGGATTCGCTTGTGAAGCGTTGGTGCTCTCGCGGGTGCGTCCGATGTACGGACAGGAAACCGCCGCGACGGCCGCGAAAAAGCACAAAGCCCCGCTCCGCGAAGCCTTGCGCTTCCTCAAGCGAGCGCCCGATGTGCAATCGCTTTTGTTGCTGGCCGTCGTGCCGATGGTGTTTGGTTTTCCGTACTCGTCGCTGATGCCTTTGTTTGCCCGCGACTTGTTTGCACTTGGGCCGGACGGATTCGGAGCGTTGTTGTCCGCTTCGGCAGTCGGGGCGTTGGCAGGGTCGCTGTGGCTGACGATGGGCGGTGAACGGAAGCATCCGGGCAGATGGTTGATTTTGTCTCTGCTCGGGTTCGGGTTGTCGTTGGGTTTGTTCATGCTGGTCGAGGACGTTTGGACGGCAGCGGGGATGATGTTTTTCGTCGGGCTGACGTCCCAAACGTATCGCACGATGAGCCGCATTACGGTGCAGACGCAAGTGCCCGATCATCTGCGCGGGCGGGTGATGAGCCTCGTGCTCATGGACCGTGGTTTCATACCGCTCGGCGCTTTGCTGATCGGCGTCATGGCGGAGCAGACGACCACGTTGACCGCAGGGTTGATGATGGGGGCGGGTTGTATCGCCGTCACACTGCTGATCTTGGCGGTGCGACGACAGCTCTGGCATGTCTAG
- a CDS encoding NUDIX hydrolase, producing the protein MQEPKWLTWAQQLQAIAQTGLTYVQDVYDRERYEEIRRLSCEIVETYTNGPMERIEQLFAHDDGYATPKVDVRAAVFRDGRILMSREKADGLWTVPGGWADVGISPSEAAVLEVKQETGYEVKPLRVICVLDNRKQPQPPHPNHIYRLFFLCELVGGEALQETLETSGVAFFDLDELPELSTSRITESQIRLMFAHHEDPSRPVDFD; encoded by the coding sequence ATGCAAGAACCCAAATGGCTGACGTGGGCGCAACAATTGCAGGCAATTGCGCAGACGGGGCTAACGTATGTGCAGGATGTATACGACCGCGAGCGGTATGAAGAAATTCGACGGTTGAGTTGTGAGATCGTGGAGACGTATACGAACGGGCCGATGGAGCGCATCGAGCAGTTATTTGCTCATGACGACGGATATGCGACGCCCAAAGTGGACGTGCGGGCGGCGGTGTTTCGTGACGGACGGATCCTGATGTCGCGAGAGAAAGCGGACGGCCTGTGGACCGTGCCCGGCGGTTGGGCGGACGTGGGAATCTCGCCGAGTGAAGCGGCGGTGCTCGAAGTGAAGCAGGAGACGGGGTATGAAGTGAAACCCTTGCGTGTGATCTGCGTATTAGATAACAGAAAGCAGCCGCAACCGCCGCATCCGAACCATATCTACCGTTTGTTTTTCCTCTGTGAATTGGTGGGAGGAGAAGCCCTGCAGGAAACGTTGGAGACGTCGGGTGTTGCGTTTTTCGACTTGGACGAGCTGCCGGAGCTTTCGACGAGTCGGATCACGGAGAGCCAGATTCGGCTGATGTTTGCCCATCACGAGGACCCGTCGAGACCTGTGGACTTCGATTGA
- a CDS encoding sporulation protein: MSLLGKVFASFGVGNAKVNTHLEYSQYRIGDEVRGVVHIQGGNVEQEIDEIYLYLLTTHTGGQEQADKEIARVRLTESFKVLENQEKEIPFSFILPETTPITGNGRIVWVHTGLDIDNAVDPTDNDRITVLPAL, from the coding sequence ATGTCTTTGTTGGGTAAAGTTTTTGCTAGTTTCGGTGTCGGTAATGCGAAAGTAAACACCCACCTCGAATACAGCCAATATCGCATCGGTGACGAAGTGCGCGGCGTCGTCCACATCCAAGGCGGCAACGTCGAGCAAGAAATCGACGAAATCTACCTCTACCTCTTGACCACCCACACCGGCGGCCAAGAGCAAGCGGACAAAGAAATCGCACGCGTTCGTTTGACTGAATCCTTTAAAGTGCTTGAGAACCAAGAAAAGGAGATCCCGTTCTCCTTCATCCTCCCGGAAACCACCCCGATCACCGGCAACGGCCGCATCGTCTGGGTTCACACCGGTCTGGATATCGACAACGCAGTCGACCCGACGGACAACGACCGCATCACGGTTCTGCCGGCTCTGTAA
- a CDS encoding nucleotidyltransferase domain-containing protein, with translation MKRDVFDNLLHRIGGKLQISDTQRDLAKGHYEAVGRWLAADENLYSGADMQIYAQGSLRIGTTVKPISGQEFDLDIVCEFDAKWRGKDSIELLRAVEHRLRMNKTYAPMVQVMKRCVRLNYANDFHMDILPAVPADDSGNGCLKVPDRKLKDWKDSNPKGYADWFEKEAERILQVFMEKSAEIEPFPDDETFDFKPPLKRAVQLIKRYRDVHFESDSENAPISIVLTTLAARHYKGDSSVYGTIMSILKEIKASIPKNGKRLIVLNPKNEREDLSERWDAEPEKYQHFIRFIDHFEDTWAQLNAQQGISNITDRLKAMFGESVTEGALLEQAAYFEKARKSNLLKVSNITGGITTIGAGSTFIKGNSFYGEE, from the coding sequence TTGAAACGTGATGTGTTTGACAACCTGCTTCACCGGATCGGCGGAAAGTTACAAATATCCGACACTCAACGCGATTTAGCGAAAGGCCACTATGAAGCGGTTGGGCGGTGGCTCGCAGCAGACGAGAATCTCTACTCTGGTGCGGATATGCAAATCTACGCACAAGGCTCTTTGAGAATCGGTACCACGGTGAAGCCGATATCGGGGCAAGAGTTCGATCTCGACATTGTCTGTGAGTTTGATGCAAAATGGCGCGGAAAAGATTCCATCGAACTTCTTCGTGCTGTTGAACATCGACTTCGTATGAACAAGACTTACGCACCGATGGTCCAAGTGATGAAGCGTTGCGTTCGTTTGAATTACGCGAACGATTTTCACATGGATATTTTGCCTGCAGTTCCGGCAGATGACAGCGGCAACGGTTGCTTAAAGGTCCCAGACCGCAAGTTGAAGGATTGGAAAGACTCTAATCCGAAAGGCTACGCCGATTGGTTCGAGAAGGAAGCAGAGCGAATTCTCCAAGTTTTCATGGAGAAATCGGCTGAAATTGAGCCTTTTCCGGATGATGAGACGTTCGATTTCAAACCTCCGTTGAAACGCGCGGTCCAATTGATCAAGCGCTATCGTGACGTACACTTTGAGAGCGACTCCGAAAACGCCCCGATCTCCATCGTTTTGACAACCCTTGCAGCGCGTCATTATAAGGGTGATTCATCGGTTTATGGCACGATCATGTCCATTCTGAAGGAAATCAAAGCAAGCATTCCCAAGAATGGTAAGCGTTTGATTGTACTTAATCCGAAAAATGAACGGGAAGATTTGAGCGAGCGTTGGGACGCTGAACCGGAGAAATATCAACACTTTATCCGATTCATCGATCACTTCGAGGATACGTGGGCTCAGCTCAATGCGCAGCAGGGAATCTCTAACATCACAGACAGACTCAAGGCTATGTTTGGGGAATCTGTGACTGAAGGTGCCTTGTTGGAACAGGCAGCTTACTTTGAAAAGGCACGTAAGAGCAATTTGCTCAAGGTATCTAATATAACTGGTGGTATCACCACTATTGGAGCGGGTTCCACATTCATCAAGGGGAATTCTTTCTATGGGGAAGAGTAA
- a CDS encoding IucA/IucC family protein encodes MTEELYVLCERLGDGVLDEEEERVMVFLLSEHPEMVTSFRAQVPKARASILRRLVESLLREDVMELATGGIEVDDGERTWLQVPIDPSHDEWLMIPIGRTYAFRRIEVEGEIRHLHVEKVRPLTHPVELLGCLERKEQVEEGRSSRDWMQLARELQNGCANLALALAYDAEQRKHWQTISAQVGVHTSIALAERLQAMRDDFDAGLFFEQMCVEGHNLHPGAKTKMGMEPRDVLAYAPEFHGRPRLRWVAIRREWAGWSYAAQGEAEPNAALFTEWPGVAVGVRMEMERLGLSEHAYLAVPVHPWQYEHVLRDLYRRELTAGLVVPLPGVVTAAGATSSFRTVISDQLGKKARRLAVKVAVNSQMTSTVRSISRNTAFNGPRFTTLIRDVMSREPKLAETFVPVNEIAGFYFQPGANESDGELGKLKSRNLTAVWREDVSQHVGGDELAIAGIAYYAESPVSGRTVLEELVEAYAQTVGVDNLQMAAHHFMVEYAEIAVPGFLTLMVKYGIGLEGHLQNSVGVFRAGRPQRMLFRDWGGVRISRERLEGQGLHLDLMPGSVVLTDDVREMQNKVFYTVYQNHLAEMILQLSKHFGLSETALWREIRRISDAVFEDLLKNPQTADSARVDLEALYRAEVEHKALTTMRLSSEEKGYSYATVANPLSR; translated from the coding sequence ATGACAGAAGAATTATACGTGCTTTGTGAGCGCCTTGGTGATGGAGTATTAGATGAAGAAGAAGAGCGGGTGATGGTCTTTCTGCTCTCGGAGCACCCGGAGATGGTGACGTCGTTTCGGGCGCAGGTTCCCAAGGCGCGGGCGTCGATCTTGCGCCGCTTGGTCGAATCGTTGCTGCGCGAAGATGTCATGGAACTCGCAACGGGCGGCATCGAAGTGGATGACGGAGAGCGGACGTGGTTGCAAGTTCCGATTGATCCGTCGCACGACGAGTGGCTGATGATCCCCATCGGGCGCACCTACGCATTTCGTCGAATCGAGGTGGAGGGTGAGATTCGACATCTCCATGTTGAAAAGGTCAGACCTTTGACACACCCTGTCGAACTGCTGGGTTGCTTGGAGCGCAAAGAGCAAGTGGAGGAAGGTCGTTCGAGCCGTGACTGGATGCAATTGGCACGTGAGTTGCAAAACGGCTGTGCCAATCTCGCACTCGCATTGGCCTACGACGCGGAACAACGCAAGCATTGGCAGACGATCTCCGCTCAAGTGGGCGTACATACGTCGATTGCCTTGGCCGAGCGATTGCAGGCGATGCGCGACGATTTCGATGCGGGGCTGTTCTTCGAGCAGATGTGCGTCGAAGGGCACAACTTGCATCCAGGAGCCAAAACCAAGATGGGCATGGAACCGCGTGACGTCCTCGCCTACGCGCCGGAGTTTCACGGGCGACCGCGTTTGCGCTGGGTGGCGATTCGCCGCGAATGGGCGGGATGGTCGTATGCGGCGCAAGGGGAGGCGGAGCCGAACGCGGCGCTTTTTACCGAGTGGCCGGGAGTGGCGGTAGGTGTGCGCATGGAAATGGAGCGGTTGGGGTTGTCGGAGCACGCGTATCTGGCGGTGCCTGTGCATCCGTGGCAGTATGAGCATGTCTTGCGCGATCTCTATCGTCGAGAGTTGACGGCCGGCTTGGTGGTTCCTCTGCCGGGCGTTGTGACAGCGGCAGGTGCGACGTCCTCGTTTCGCACGGTCATCTCCGACCAATTGGGGAAAAAAGCCCGCCGTTTGGCGGTCAAAGTCGCCGTCAACTCGCAGATGACTTCCACGGTGCGCTCGATCTCGCGCAACACGGCGTTCAACGGACCGCGCTTCACGACGTTGATTCGCGACGTGATGAGCCGTGAGCCGAAGTTGGCGGAGACGTTTGTGCCGGTGAACGAAATTGCAGGATTCTACTTCCAACCGGGTGCGAACGAGAGCGACGGAGAGCTTGGCAAGTTGAAAAGCCGCAACCTCACAGCCGTTTGGCGGGAAGACGTCTCGCAGCATGTCGGAGGCGACGAGTTGGCGATTGCGGGCATCGCGTATTATGCAGAATCGCCGGTCAGCGGACGAACCGTGTTGGAGGAATTGGTGGAGGCGTACGCGCAGACGGTCGGGGTTGACAATTTGCAGATGGCGGCACATCATTTTATGGTTGAATATGCGGAGATTGCGGTGCCGGGATTTTTGACCTTGATGGTCAAGTATGGCATCGGGTTGGAAGGGCACTTGCAAAACAGCGTCGGCGTATTCCGTGCCGGACGCCCGCAGCGGATGCTGTTCCGCGATTGGGGCGGCGTGCGCATTTCTCGTGAGCGCTTGGAAGGTCAAGGGTTGCACTTGGACTTGATGCCGGGCTCGGTCGTTTTGACAGACGATGTGCGGGAGATGCAGAACAAAGTGTTCTACACCGTCTACCAAAACCATCTCGCCGAAATGATCTTGCAACTGAGCAAGCACTTCGGATTGTCGGAAACCGCATTGTGGCGGGAGATTCGTCGGATCTCCGACGCCGTGTTTGAAGACTTGCTGAAGAACCCGCAGACGGCCGATTCGGCACGCGTTGACCTTGAGGCGCTGTACCGTGCAGAAGTCGAGCACAAAGCGTTGACCACCATGCGTTTATCTTCCGAGGAAAAAGGATACTCCTACGCAACCGTCGCCAACCCGCTCTCTCGATAA
- a CDS encoding nucleoid-associated protein, with amino-acid sequence MTVQIKKMIAHEIDLDRSDVYTSDELVDVSNLSEEILKFFIEHINTGVIDNKIKSCVFLQDMATVLRQVDDFVKDLSDEEAFLYMTQSMTHNLYSAMEASSSKSSGTVVFIHYFDTERDMDFLSILKMDPSNGIQYHPETRVFTLRAKMLPSSRERLHKSAFIKLVDGLWSEKLHLYVLDKQKKTDTPTKFFMTAFLQSKELVNNKQSTELVERILIDNADQGLFGDIDTIKFREKVDRLMVNNSVFNFDTKVDELLIEYFPGEGDRNNLVEIMKSELRNKEETVQFEFTVEKTNMIFVLSDKNRGIKFEFPEHLKGGDIKINTVDEHGEPVTVIKVYNADLKESQRISRKGVEV; translated from the coding sequence ATGACTGTTCAAATCAAAAAAATGATTGCTCACGAAATTGATTTAGATAGATCCGATGTATACACAAGTGATGAGTTAGTCGATGTTTCAAATCTTTCCGAAGAGATTTTGAAGTTTTTTATTGAACATATCAACACGGGTGTGATTGATAACAAAATCAAGTCCTGCGTATTTCTTCAAGACATGGCAACCGTATTACGTCAAGTGGATGACTTCGTTAAGGATCTTAGTGATGAAGAAGCATTCTTGTACATGACGCAAAGTATGACCCACAATTTATATAGTGCAATGGAAGCTTCGAGTAGTAAAAGTTCTGGTACTGTGGTTTTCATCCATTACTTTGATACTGAGCGGGATATGGATTTTTTATCGATCTTAAAAATGGATCCAAGTAATGGAATACAGTATCATCCGGAAACGCGTGTTTTCACTCTTCGTGCTAAAATGCTACCAAGTTCGAGAGAACGTTTGCATAAGAGCGCCTTCATAAAACTCGTAGATGGTCTTTGGAGTGAAAAACTTCACCTATATGTACTGGATAAGCAAAAGAAAACTGACACGCCTACAAAGTTCTTTATGACAGCTTTTTTACAGTCTAAAGAGTTGGTGAACAATAAACAGTCTACAGAACTGGTTGAACGAATTTTGATTGATAATGCAGACCAAGGTCTATTCGGAGATATTGATACGATAAAGTTCCGTGAAAAAGTGGATCGACTCATGGTCAACAATTCGGTATTCAACTTTGATACGAAAGTAGATGAACTTCTCATTGAATACTTCCCTGGTGAAGGCGATCGAAACAACCTTGTTGAGATCATGAAGAGTGAACTAAGAAATAAGGAAGAGACGGTACAGTTTGAATTTACTGTTGAGAAAACAAACATGATTTTTGTTCTTTCTGATAAGAACAGAGGGATCAAGTTTGAATTTCCAGAACATCTTAAGGGTGGTGACATCAAAATCAATACCGTAGACGAACATGGTGAACCTGTTACCGTCATTAAAGTATATAATGCGGACCTTAAGGAAAGCCAAAGGATATCTCGAAAAGGTGTTGAGGTATAA
- a CDS encoding CBASS cGAMP-activated phospholipase, translated as MRKILAIDGGGIKGVFPASFLASLEEKIGQNIGDYFDLIVGTSTGGIIALGLGLGMSAQELLTFYEQKGPGIFSKETRRGWLSRAKKSKYDPQALQNALIESFGDQLLGECKTRVVVPSQNLIDGKIHIYKTAHHKRFVTDYKEKVVTAAMATTAAPLFFPAHVSETGVPMVDGGLGANNPVGLAVVEAIGVLGWDASDLRVLSLGCTSEPFVVDYKSSGLTTWVNNIAIINTFMTAQSFHSLGTAMLLAGRDNVVRISPTVPKDKFKLDGVEGIQELKALGVSEAREQFPLLSGTFFQSKAEPFEPLYSLQTDETITDLIGLIRR; from the coding sequence ATGCGTAAGATTTTGGCAATTGATGGCGGCGGGATCAAAGGGGTGTTTCCCGCCTCCTTTCTCGCATCACTCGAAGAGAAAATTGGTCAGAACATCGGAGACTACTTTGACCTGATCGTTGGTACCTCAACTGGCGGTATCATCGCATTAGGGCTTGGACTCGGTATGTCAGCTCAGGAACTCTTGACGTTTTACGAGCAAAAGGGTCCTGGAATTTTTAGCAAAGAAACTCGTCGAGGTTGGCTTAGTCGCGCAAAGAAATCCAAATATGATCCGCAGGCATTGCAAAATGCGCTGATCGAAAGCTTCGGTGACCAGCTGTTGGGTGAGTGCAAAACTCGAGTCGTGGTACCATCTCAGAATCTGATCGATGGTAAAATTCACATTTACAAGACAGCTCATCATAAGCGATTTGTTACTGATTACAAGGAAAAAGTGGTTACTGCAGCTATGGCAACTACTGCTGCGCCACTCTTTTTCCCGGCTCATGTGTCAGAAACTGGAGTACCCATGGTCGATGGAGGTCTTGGCGCAAACAATCCTGTTGGTTTGGCGGTTGTCGAGGCGATTGGTGTCTTGGGGTGGGATGCATCTGACTTACGCGTCCTTAGCCTAGGATGCACCTCAGAACCTTTTGTTGTCGATTACAAAAGTTCTGGTTTAACAACGTGGGTCAACAATATCGCCATAATCAACACTTTCATGACAGCGCAATCTTTCCATTCTTTGGGGACCGCGATGTTGCTTGCAGGGAGAGATAATGTAGTCCGCATTTCTCCAACCGTTCCCAAGGACAAGTTTAAACTTGATGGCGTCGAGGGAATACAAGAGTTGAAGGCGTTGGGTGTATCGGAAGCCCGCGAGCAATTTCCTCTGTTAAGTGGTACATTCTTCCAAAGCAAGGCGGAACCGTTCGAGCCGCTTTATTCTCTTCAAACCGACGAAACAATTACCGACCTGATCGGACTCATTCGTAGGTAA
- a CDS encoding CobW family GTP-binding protein, whose protein sequence is MIPVYILTGFLGAGKTTLLKNLLDYVKKDGLRPAVVMNEFGMESVDTLSLQGAQVPVMDMLEGCVCCTVKGGLASAMLQLIDMAKPHVIFLEATGVANPVDIVDALLEPELHEVVSLGGVFTLVGATRFPLAVPPEFTQTQLQRTQFDQVRYADVVMISKTDVADFERKYAVESVVRELNGKAPILTVVNGNVDVKQLLDIRSQYGDPDADIPHPTALTTPSEKTAPLPKGIMRRVRERTEAPAEKVKPTSRPATSFGNLQTLHYEFTRPVVAERMYRFLYNLPEGVLRAKGFYVDSETHTLHEFQYVPPTPLVTEWPDVEGVRAFAVIIGEELEQDELRNHLQACEE, encoded by the coding sequence ATGATCCCCGTGTACATACTGACCGGCTTCTTAGGGGCCGGCAAGACGACTTTATTGAAGAACCTCTTGGACTATGTAAAAAAAGACGGCCTGCGTCCCGCGGTCGTCATGAATGAATTTGGCATGGAGAGCGTCGACACCCTCTCTCTGCAAGGTGCGCAAGTGCCTGTGATGGACATGCTGGAAGGCTGCGTCTGCTGCACGGTCAAAGGCGGTCTGGCGTCGGCGATGCTGCAGTTGATCGACATGGCGAAACCCCATGTGATCTTCCTCGAAGCGACAGGCGTGGCGAATCCGGTGGATATCGTGGATGCCTTACTCGAACCGGAATTGCATGAAGTCGTGAGTCTCGGCGGCGTGTTCACGCTGGTCGGAGCAACGCGTTTCCCGCTTGCAGTCCCCCCTGAATTTACCCAGACGCAATTGCAGCGCACCCAGTTTGATCAGGTGCGGTACGCGGACGTGGTGATGATTTCCAAAACGGATGTCGCCGATTTCGAGCGGAAGTACGCCGTCGAGAGCGTCGTGCGCGAGTTGAACGGCAAAGCGCCGATCCTCACCGTCGTAAACGGCAACGTGGATGTGAAGCAGTTGCTCGACATACGTAGTCAGTACGGCGACCCAGACGCGGACATCCCCCATCCGACAGCTCTCACAACTCCTTCAGAAAAAACGGCCCCGCTGCCCAAGGGCATCATGCGCCGTGTCCGGGAGCGCACCGAAGCCCCGGCGGAGAAAGTCAAACCGACCTCCCGCCCCGCCACGAGCTTTGGCAACTTGCAAACCCTGCACTACGAATTCACCCGCCCGGTCGTCGCCGAGCGGATGTACCGCTTCCTCTACAACCTCCCCGAAGGCGTCCTCCGCGCCAAAGGGTTCTACGTAGACAGCGAAACCCACACCCTCCACGAATTCCAATACGTCCCCCCAACCCCGCTCGTCACCGAATGGCCGGACGTCGAAGGCGTGCGGGCGTTTGCGGTGATCATCGGCGAGGAGTTGGAGCAAGACGAATTGCGGAACCACTTGCAAGCCTGCGAAGAATAA